The Mesomycoplasma flocculare ATCC 27399 genome includes a window with the following:
- a CDS encoding M20/M25/M40 family metallo-hydrolase, which produces MSILEKMKKYCDLDGMSRYEDEIVAELKKSTEKLDIVYSRDGFGSLIMQKRKSNSGPKVVVAAHMDEVGFIVLDITEKGFIKVKSIGGIWGNAVIGARFKLINSLGQEFFGVAGHTSIHIMEREKIEKALLVKDLYFDFGFRSKKEAEEAAVEIGNRIYFNNPSFLMQNNDFFASKAIDNRAGVVVIDELAHRLHKKKLKSNPILVGTVQEEVGSRGAKMVAKMVDADIAFAIDTGAAHDTEGAIPGVQKLGAGVAIDIADGGALMDPRLVETLFRIAKAKNIPIYRYVSQGGGTDAEKLQYSGYGTPTVSISIPQRYLHSTYGLISLSDIKAAIDLIEAFIVEYGQKEHDQIIYK; this is translated from the coding sequence ATGTCAATATTAGAAAAAATGAAAAAATACTGTGACCTTGATGGAATGTCACGATATGAAGATGAAATTGTTGCTGAGTTAAAAAAATCAACAGAAAAGCTTGATATTGTTTATTCTCGTGATGGTTTTGGTTCTTTGATTATGCAAAAAAGAAAGTCAAATTCAGGGCCAAAAGTTGTTGTAGCGGCTCATATGGATGAGGTTGGCTTTATTGTTTTAGACATTACCGAAAAAGGTTTTATTAAAGTAAAATCAATTGGTGGAATTTGAGGAAATGCGGTAATCGGTGCGAGATTTAAACTAATAAATTCATTAGGTCAAGAATTCTTTGGAGTTGCTGGCCACACCTCAATCCACATCATGGAGCGGGAAAAAATTGAAAAAGCTTTACTAGTGAAAGATCTTTATTTTGATTTTGGCTTTAGGTCAAAAAAAGAAGCTGAGGAAGCAGCTGTTGAAATCGGTAATAGAATTTATTTTAACAACCCTAGTTTTTTAATGCAAAATAATGATTTTTTTGCATCAAAAGCAATCGACAACCGCGCAGGCGTGGTTGTCATTGATGAATTAGCACACCGTTTACATAAAAAAAAGTTAAAATCTAATCCAATTTTAGTAGGCACAGTGCAAGAAGAAGTTGGTTCCCGTGGTGCAAAAATGGTTGCCAAAATGGTTGATGCTGATATTGCTTTTGCAATAGACACTGGTGCTGCACATGATACTGAAGGAGCAATTCCTGGGGTACAAAAATTAGGCGCAGGTGTCGCAATCGATATTGCTGATGGCGGCGCTTTAATGGACCCGCGCCTGGTTGAAACTCTTTTCCGTATTGCTAAAGCTAAAAATATCCCTATTTATCGTTATGTGTCCCAAGGTGGCGGAACCGATGCTGAGAAATTGCAATATTCAGGATATGGGACTCCAACTGTTAGCATTTCAATTCCACAACGTTATTTACACTCAACTTATGGACTAATTAGCCTATCAGATATTAAAGCCGCCATTGATTTAATTGAAGCCTTTATTGTAGAATATGGGCAAAAAGAACACGATCAAATAATTTATAAATAA
- a CDS encoding leucine-rich repeat domain-containing protein has product MQFLLLTRKIAIKIINNQEFFHNKILDLSFFNFQEIADFAFSGLNLDINKLILPDSLLKIGESAFMLNKIKKIIFGSNIETILDSAFEANLIRKIEFPKKVTQLNNSVFANNKIKNLVIPSWISKIGSDCFADNLIKTLEFKSNNINVDIYAFVGNSPNQVNILGKYKAKNGDEIFDFYKFVFDFLINFDKFDNSFKVLINNLSLNHILFSFNWENLQTINLICPENKGKKQFEIFIDKAKIGKNLEFEGLGSEFFKKTLKIY; this is encoded by the coding sequence GTGCAATTTTTACTATTAACTCGCAAAATTGCTATTAAAATTATTAATAATCAAGAATTTTTTCATAACAAAATTCTTGATTTATCTTTTTTTAATTTTCAAGAAATTGCTGATTTTGCTTTTTCAGGACTGAATTTAGATATAAACAAATTAATTTTGCCCGATTCGCTTTTAAAAATTGGCGAATCGGCTTTTATGTTGAATAAAATTAAAAAGATTATTTTTGGTAGCAATATAGAAACTATTTTAGATTCAGCTTTTGAGGCAAATCTAATCAGAAAAATTGAGTTCCCAAAAAAAGTTACGCAACTAAATAATTCTGTTTTTGCTAATAATAAAATAAAAAACCTTGTAATTCCTAGCTGAATTTCGAAAATTGGTTCAGATTGTTTTGCTGATAATTTAATCAAAACACTTGAGTTTAAATCTAATAATATTAATGTTGATATATATGCTTTCGTTGGAAATTCACCAAATCAGGTCAATATTTTGGGCAAATATAAAGCAAAAAATGGCGATGAAATTTTTGATTTTTATAAGTTTGTATTTGATTTTCTTATTAATTTTGACAAATTTGATAATAGTTTTAAAGTTTTAATTAATAATTTAAGTCTTAATCATATCTTATTTTCTTTTAATTGGGAAAATTTGCAAACAATTAACTTAATTTGTCCGGAAAATAAAGGGAAAAAACAGTTTGAAATTTTTATAGACAAAGCAAAAATTGGCAAAAATCTTGAATTTGAAGGTTTAGGTTCTGAATTTTTCAAAAAAACATTAAAAATTTACTAA